Proteins encoded in a region of the Bacillus marinisedimentorum genome:
- a CDS encoding S8 family peptidase has product MKQKWVRGSLAYLLIGLMMVSLFISPLQGKKAQAEEAAGKISSELAEKLDTLSGSLGVIVTFNKTEGPGAEEKKVLENIGITNGIMMESLPMAGVTADVSQIKALASSPAVRSIHENKKLKYLNADATELTGVDKVRTDKSMQKANGGMPFTGKGVGVVVNDSGVDGTHKDHELGENLVQNVMGSTNLNAISGILPISYTENVPNTDTNSGHGTHVAGTVGGTGAMSGGKYEGAAPGADMIGYGSGAALFVLDGIGGFDYALTHQAKYNIRIITNSWGSSGGFDPNDPINIASKMAYDRGITVLFAAGNEGPGENTHNPYAKAPWVISVAAGEKDGTLADFSSRGTKGAGGTFTIDGEEWTWEDRPTVTAPGVDIISTRVIAPVSSLAATDDIEGIDPAHLPYYTTMSGTSMATPHAAGVAALMLEANPSLSPGEIKEIFQETATNMPGYETWEAGAGYLNAYAAVDTALNGTEYGATVNSYTEFNSTVETQAEHGEFTVDYNPLTYVSDNAYEFEVPEGIAGLSAKVFARGLLEETGNPLNLVLISPDGTEYSSGISLLFSLYPDRTVSVSSPVPGPWKAEIRGLRGTEEDPLAMGLPETVKGTLTMTAVDGFAGLEDIEGHPAESAIKLGIGERLFDGKESGVFEPDSSLTRMELAKYLTAGAGIRQTVSPQSFTDVDGGEAAFSGAVTAQGAALKPSSYVQNGVMLAENGQFNPDGEVSRAELAYSLIQSLGLENEAEAKAGDTLTVQYGEERLEIEDSPQVPDEYRGYVQLALDLNVLNAYFQTEQGPYDLEPVIKASFKPESTVNRGDFAVAMTRFYHAFLK; this is encoded by the coding sequence ATGAAGCAAAAGTGGGTGCGCGGCAGTTTAGCGTATTTGCTGATCGGATTAATGATGGTTTCTTTGTTCATTTCTCCGCTTCAGGGTAAGAAAGCACAGGCGGAGGAAGCGGCTGGAAAGATAAGCAGCGAACTGGCGGAAAAACTGGATACGTTAAGCGGAAGCCTGGGGGTAATTGTGACATTCAACAAGACAGAAGGTCCCGGAGCAGAAGAAAAGAAGGTGCTTGAAAACATCGGAATAACAAACGGGATCATGATGGAATCACTGCCGATGGCAGGTGTAACAGCCGACGTCAGCCAGATTAAAGCTCTTGCGTCGTCCCCGGCGGTAAGGTCCATCCATGAAAACAAAAAACTGAAGTATTTAAACGCCGATGCGACAGAACTGACCGGAGTCGATAAAGTCCGTACCGACAAATCGATGCAGAAAGCAAATGGCGGCATGCCGTTTACTGGTAAAGGAGTCGGTGTGGTGGTCAATGACAGCGGGGTCGATGGTACGCATAAAGATCATGAATTGGGTGAAAACCTCGTCCAAAATGTTATGGGGTCCACGAATCTTAACGCAATCAGCGGCATCTTGCCGATCAGCTACACTGAAAATGTGCCGAATACGGATACAAATTCGGGACACGGCACTCATGTCGCAGGGACAGTCGGCGGCACCGGGGCAATGTCCGGCGGTAAATATGAAGGGGCTGCACCAGGTGCGGATATGATTGGTTACGGTTCGGGCGCTGCGCTTTTTGTCCTTGACGGCATTGGCGGATTTGACTATGCCCTGACCCACCAGGCAAAGTATAACATCCGCATCATTACAAATTCATGGGGTTCATCGGGAGGGTTTGACCCTAACGATCCAATCAACATTGCGAGTAAGATGGCATATGACCGCGGGATCACGGTGTTATTTGCAGCAGGAAACGAAGGTCCCGGCGAAAACACTCACAATCCTTACGCCAAAGCACCATGGGTGATCTCGGTCGCTGCAGGTGAAAAAGACGGGACGCTCGCCGATTTCTCTTCCCGCGGTACAAAGGGTGCCGGCGGAACATTCACCATTGACGGGGAAGAATGGACATGGGAGGACCGTCCGACGGTAACGGCACCGGGTGTTGACATTATTTCGACAAGGGTCATTGCTCCGGTTTCTTCACTGGCAGCGACCGATGATATCGAAGGCATTGACCCGGCTCATCTGCCTTATTATACGACGATGAGCGGAACCTCAATGGCAACGCCTCATGCAGCAGGGGTGGCGGCGTTGATGCTTGAAGCGAATCCGTCCCTTTCGCCCGGTGAGATCAAAGAAATATTCCAGGAAACGGCTACAAATATGCCAGGCTATGAAACATGGGAAGCGGGGGCCGGTTACTTGAATGCATACGCTGCCGTAGACACCGCGCTGAACGGGACGGAGTATGGTGCAACAGTCAATTCCTATACTGAGTTCAATAGTACTGTTGAAACACAAGCGGAACATGGGGAGTTTACGGTTGACTATAATCCGCTGACATATGTTTCGGATAATGCATATGAATTTGAAGTTCCAGAAGGTATAGCAGGCCTGTCTGCCAAAGTATTTGCCCGCGGTTTGCTTGAAGAAACAGGAAACCCTCTGAACCTTGTGCTCATTTCACCAGACGGAACGGAATACAGCTCGGGCATAAGCCTCCTGTTTTCCCTTTACCCTGACAGGACGGTTTCGGTCAGTTCTCCAGTACCGGGTCCGTGGAAGGCTGAAATCCGCGGGCTGCGCGGAACGGAAGAAGACCCGCTGGCAATGGGACTGCCTGAAACCGTGAAAGGCACGCTGACCATGACGGCGGTAGATGGATTTGCAGGGCTTGAAGACATCGAAGGCCATCCGGCCGAGTCCGCCATCAAACTTGGCATCGGCGAACGATTATTTGATGGGAAGGAAAGCGGAGTATTTGAACCTGACAGCAGTCTTACCAGGATGGAACTGGCAAAATATCTTACCGCAGGTGCAGGAATTCGCCAGACCGTCTCCCCTCAAAGCTTTACCGATGTAGATGGCGGGGAAGCCGCATTTTCCGGTGCAGTGACTGCACAAGGTGCGGCCCTGAAACCTTCATCATACGTACAGAACGGTGTTATGCTGGCTGAAAATGGGCAGTTCAATCCTGATGGAGAGGTTTCAAGGGCTGAACTTGCCTATTCCCTCATTCAGAGTCTCGGCTTGGAAAATGAAGCAGAAGCAAAAGCCGGAGATACGCTTACTGTCCAATATGGTGAAGAGCGGCTGGAGATCGAGGATTCCCCCCAGGTGCCGGATGAGTACAGGGGCTATGTCCAGCTGGCCCTTGACCTTAATGTCCTGAATGCTTATTTTCAAACGGAGCAGGGCCCATATGACCTGGAACCCGTCATAAAAGCATCATTCAAACCGGAAAGCACTGTAAATCGCGGAGATTTTGCAGTTGCGATGACGCGGTTTTACCATGCGTTTTTAAAATGA
- a CDS encoding response regulator: MISVVLVDDHAVLRDGLKNIFALEEDINVVGEAVKGEDALRTIRAAAPDVVIMDINLPGMNGLEVTRIVKKEFPEIRILVLTMYSDDEYLMAALREGSDGYLLKDSPSEQVVEAVRTVALGESIIHPSMTKKLIDYHNRKKEDKETRLTEREREVLICLVEGLSNKEIAEKLFISDKTVKIHVSKIYKKLDVKSRSQAVIHAVQHHLVPLP, encoded by the coding sequence TTGATCAGCGTCGTATTGGTAGATGACCATGCAGTACTGCGAGACGGTCTTAAAAATATTTTTGCCCTTGAAGAGGATATCAACGTAGTCGGGGAAGCTGTGAAAGGGGAAGACGCCCTCCGTACGATCAGGGCTGCCGCTCCGGATGTCGTCATCATGGACATCAACCTGCCGGGAATGAACGGCCTGGAAGTGACACGGATTGTAAAAAAAGAGTTTCCTGAAATCCGAATCCTTGTCCTGACAATGTACAGTGATGATGAATATTTAATGGCTGCTCTCCGTGAGGGAAGCGACGGCTATTTGCTGAAGGATTCACCATCCGAACAGGTAGTGGAGGCCGTCCGCACGGTCGCACTCGGTGAATCGATCATCCATCCGAGTATGACAAAGAAATTGATCGACTATCATAACCGTAAAAAGGAAGACAAAGAAACCCGCCTGACCGAGCGGGAACGGGAAGTGCTGATTTGCCTTGTGGAAGGGCTAAGCAACAAGGAAATCGCAGAAAAGCTTTTCATCAGTGACAAGACGGTTAAAATCCACGTCAGCAAAATTTATAAAAAGCTTGATGTGAAAAGCCGGTCGCAGGCCGTGATTCATGCTGTACAGCATCATCTTGTGCCTCTTCCGTAA
- a CDS encoding NUDIX domain-containing protein encodes MKHLIEKTMAEQVIYEGKIIDLKLQEVRLPNGKTSKREIVKHPGAVAVIACTDEGRLILVRQYRKPMDRVMVEIPAGKLEPGEEPLVTAKRELEEETGYIADSLEKIISFYTSPGFADELVHLYEAKGLKKGDGTAVLDADEFVDVMEVTLQEAGQLIENHEIYDAKTAYAVQYLQLKEAAERK; translated from the coding sequence TTGAAACATTTAATTGAAAAAACAATGGCTGAACAAGTGATATATGAAGGCAAGATCATTGATTTGAAGTTGCAGGAAGTCCGATTGCCGAACGGGAAAACGAGCAAACGGGAAATTGTGAAACATCCCGGAGCGGTTGCGGTCATTGCCTGTACAGATGAAGGCAGGCTGATTCTTGTCAGACAATACCGAAAACCGATGGACCGGGTAATGGTTGAAATCCCGGCCGGTAAACTGGAACCGGGTGAAGAACCTCTTGTGACTGCAAAGCGGGAGCTTGAGGAAGAAACCGGTTATATCGCTGATAGTTTGGAAAAAATCATATCATTTTATACGTCGCCCGGCTTTGCGGATGAACTTGTCCACCTTTACGAAGCGAAAGGCCTGAAAAAAGGGGATGGGACAGCTGTCCTTGATGCCGATGAGTTTGTCGACGTGATGGAAGTCACTCTCCAGGAGGCAGGGCAGCTGATTGAAAATCATGAAATATACGATGCAAAAACCGCATATGCCGTCCAATATTTACAGTTGAAAGAAGCGGCTGAACGAAAATGA
- a CDS encoding endonuclease Q family protein, with protein MNSYFADFHIHIGRTKSGRPVKITASPKMDLVNVLETAAVVKGLDMIGIIDAHVPEIQHELTGLLRAGTLSEQENTLYYKKTAVIPGVEVELLSPATNAPVHVLCYMPGLTEMKEFSTWLNTSMKNPSLSTQRVVLDPVLLQEKVKEHSGIFIPAHVFTPFKSTYGKGVRRSLSEIFRPDLIDAVELGLSQDTVTADTVAELRNYPFLSNSDAHSAEKIAREYQKMAMERPSFQEWKLALREQDGRGITANFGLNPKLGKYYRTVCRECGRREDPVRIRCVDCGGNIVKGVYERTLELAHISRSKEQRSRPPYIYQVPLDMIPGIGPASLRKLRERIGPDMEVLHHASYEQLQEAVNSAAAKKIVAVRNGIAEIMEGGGGTYGKLR; from the coding sequence ATGAACAGTTACTTCGCCGACTTCCATATCCATATCGGCAGGACAAAAAGCGGGCGGCCGGTGAAAATCACTGCGTCTCCAAAAATGGATCTTGTAAACGTGCTCGAAACGGCGGCTGTAGTCAAAGGGCTTGACATGATAGGCATAATTGATGCCCACGTACCTGAAATCCAACATGAGCTCACCGGCCTTTTACGTGCCGGGACTCTCTCTGAGCAGGAAAATACCCTTTATTATAAAAAAACAGCCGTAATACCCGGCGTGGAGGTTGAACTGCTGTCTCCGGCAACAAACGCGCCGGTGCATGTCCTTTGCTATATGCCTGGTCTGACCGAAATGAAGGAGTTTTCAACATGGCTGAACACCAGTATGAAAAACCCGTCACTAAGCACACAGAGGGTTGTGCTCGACCCTGTGCTCCTTCAGGAAAAAGTTAAGGAGCATTCCGGCATATTCATTCCTGCCCATGTGTTCACTCCATTTAAGAGTACCTATGGGAAGGGGGTCCGCCGTTCGCTGTCGGAAATATTCCGGCCGGATTTGATTGATGCCGTTGAACTTGGACTGAGTCAGGATACCGTGACTGCGGATACAGTCGCTGAATTGCGGAACTATCCATTCCTCTCAAACTCTGATGCGCACTCCGCTGAGAAAATAGCGCGTGAATATCAAAAGATGGCGATGGAACGGCCTTCATTCCAGGAGTGGAAGCTGGCGTTGAGGGAGCAGGATGGAAGGGGGATTACCGCAAACTTCGGCCTGAATCCGAAACTTGGAAAATATTATCGGACAGTCTGCAGGGAATGCGGCAGAAGGGAAGACCCGGTCCGGATTAGATGTGTTGACTGCGGGGGGAATATAGTGAAAGGCGTATATGAACGGACGTTGGAACTGGCTCACATATCACGCTCCAAAGAGCAAAGGAGCCGCCCTCCTTACATTTATCAAGTGCCGCTTGATATGATACCGGGTATCGGGCCTGCATCACTCCGCAAGCTCAGAGAGCGGATCGGTCCGGATATGGAAGTGCTTCACCATGCTTCGTACGAACAGCTTCAGGAAGCTGTGAATTCAGCAGCAGCGAAAAAAATTGTGGCTGTCAGAAATGGGATAGCTGAAATAATGGAAGGTGGAGGCGGAACTTACGGCAAGCTCCGGTAG
- the mciZ gene encoding Z-ring formation inhibitor MciZ, with the protein MKIYVTENGITLVGKSWEIRRALKEYSKQFDTIKQWTSIARQ; encoded by the coding sequence GTGAAAATTTACGTCACTGAAAATGGAATCACACTCGTCGGCAAAAGCTGGGAGATCCGCCGGGCTTTGAAAGAATACAGCAAACAGTTTGACACCATCAAGCAATGGACCTCCATAGCCAGACAGTAA
- the spoIIM gene encoding stage II sporulation protein M, with translation MRKNWKYALQSHLRDSFSLYLFIFVLFLMGIIFGAVTVNSLSDIQKNDLFQYLSLFFGQVQNGSIAEQGVMFKQSFLHHARFVGLMWILGLSIIGLPIILVLIFLKGVVVGFTVGFLVNQLGWHGFLLSFVSVIPQNLLLIPAFIIFGTAALSFSLKLMRQLFIKKTTADALFPAFMRYTMLMIIIIIAVGAASSFEAFLSPVLMKAVIKVIY, from the coding sequence ATGAGAAAGAACTGGAAATATGCATTGCAATCACATCTGCGTGATTCATTTTCGCTTTATTTATTTATTTTTGTCCTTTTTTTGATGGGCATCATTTTCGGCGCAGTCACAGTGAACAGTTTAAGCGATATCCAAAAGAACGACTTATTCCAGTATTTGAGCCTGTTTTTCGGACAAGTACAGAATGGATCGATTGCTGAGCAGGGGGTCATGTTCAAGCAAAGCTTTCTCCATCATGCCAGATTCGTTGGCCTTATGTGGATTCTGGGCCTGTCCATCATCGGCTTGCCTATTATCCTTGTATTGATTTTTTTGAAAGGGGTAGTCGTCGGGTTCACGGTCGGTTTCCTGGTGAATCAGCTCGGCTGGCATGGCTTTTTACTCTCATTTGTCTCGGTAATCCCGCAAAATCTGCTTCTTATTCCCGCTTTTATCATCTTCGGGACCGCGGCACTGTCATTTTCTTTGAAGCTCATGCGTCAGCTGTTCATAAAAAAGACAACTGCGGATGCTTTATTTCCTGCGTTTATGAGGTATACTATGTTAATGATAATCATTATTATTGCGGTCGGGGCAGCATCCTCTTTTGAGGCATTTCTTTCTCCTGTCTTAATGAAGGCTGTGATTAAGGTTATCTATTAA
- a CDS encoding aldo/keto reductase → MQKNRLGLSDLYVSEIGLGCMSLGTDEHKAVSIISEALELGINYLDTADLYDFGLNEEFVGKAVKGRRDDIIIATKGGNHWENDRDGWYWDPSKAYIKEAVKNSLLRLQTDYIDLYQLHGGTIDDPIDETIEAFEELKREGIIREYGISSIRPNVIREYARRSNIVSVMTQYSILDRRPEEEVLGLLEEKEISAIARGPLAKGLLTGRFAEKAEKFKDGGHLGYTYEDLYAIGRRLGETADSRFMEESLALRYPLHHPAVAAVIPGASSSLQLQENVQAVSRGSIDDETFRKLQSLTRAITYDKHQ, encoded by the coding sequence ATGCAAAAAAACAGGCTGGGCCTGTCCGATTTGTACGTTTCTGAAATCGGACTCGGCTGCATGTCACTCGGGACCGATGAACACAAAGCGGTCTCCATCATCAGCGAAGCACTTGAACTCGGCATCAATTATCTCGATACTGCCGACCTATACGATTTTGGCCTGAATGAGGAATTTGTCGGGAAAGCGGTGAAAGGAAGACGAGACGATATCATCATCGCCACCAAAGGTGGAAATCACTGGGAAAACGATAGGGACGGCTGGTACTGGGACCCGTCCAAAGCCTACATAAAAGAAGCGGTAAAGAACAGCCTGCTGCGGCTGCAGACTGATTATATCGATCTTTACCAGCTTCATGGCGGCACAATTGATGACCCGATAGACGAAACGATCGAAGCATTCGAAGAACTTAAAAGAGAAGGGATCATCAGGGAATACGGCATCTCCTCGATCCGCCCCAATGTGATAAGAGAGTATGCACGCCGGTCCAATATTGTGAGCGTCATGACCCAATACAGTATTCTTGACAGAAGGCCCGAAGAAGAAGTGCTCGGACTGCTTGAGGAAAAAGAGATCAGCGCTATAGCGAGGGGACCGCTTGCCAAAGGTCTGCTGACAGGCCGGTTTGCCGAAAAGGCCGAAAAATTCAAGGATGGCGGCCATCTTGGCTATACGTATGAAGATCTCTATGCTATCGGCAGACGCCTTGGCGAAACAGCGGACAGCCGTTTTATGGAAGAATCTCTAGCACTCCGTTACCCCCTCCATCACCCTGCGGTCGCTGCTGTCATACCGGGGGCCAGTTCCTCCCTGCAGCTGCAAGAAAATGTGCAGGCTGTTTCCCGGGGATCGATTGATGATGAAACATTCCGAAAGCTGCAGTCCCTCACCCGGGCGATCACGTATGATAAACACCAGTAA